A section of the Jaculus jaculus isolate mJacJac1 chromosome 6, mJacJac1.mat.Y.cur, whole genome shotgun sequence genome encodes:
- the Rabl2b gene encoding rab-like protein 2B isoform X4 gives MHASYYHKAHACIMVFDVQRKVTYKNLSTWYTELREFRPAIPCILVANKIDADIQMTQKNFSFAKKFSLPLYFVSAADGTNVVKLFNDAIRLAVAYKQTSQDFMDEVLQELENFKLEQKEEDTPDQENSDRIKTSSPS, from the exons GTGTTTGATGTACAGAGGAAAGTCACCTATAAGAACTTGAGCACCTGGTACACAGAACTTCGGGAGTTCAGGCCAGCAATCCCATGCATCCTGGTGGCAAATAAAATCGATG CAGACATACAGATGACTCAAAAAAACTTCAGTTTTGCCAAGAAGTTCTCCCTGCCTCTGTACTTTGTCTCAGCTGCCGATGGTACCAATGTCGTGAAG CTCTTCAATGATGCAATTCGATTAGCTGTGGCTTATAAACAAACTTCCCAGGACTTCATGGATGAGGTTTTACAGGAGCTTGAG AACTTCAAGTTggagcagaaggaggaggatacACCAGATCAAGAGAACAGTGACAGAATCAAGACTTCATCCCCCTCGTGA